One window of the Rhizobiaceae bacterium genome contains the following:
- a CDS encoding endonuclease/exonuclease/phosphatase family protein, producing the protein MMSRPVAMRVSLVTTLLLSLPLVAGFLGALHPAFDSFAHFRVHLAALMMPAALPLFLSRWWAHGIMALVLGGAAIVSALGLPALGVGQVHAGFERKPLAARGYRLMQFNLRYDHPDPERVVVLLDELRPDFVLLEEVSDMWAGKLRGLTNLYPYQLRCGRTSGVGGTAILSQEPFGIGRMTECAGDGSLAIAQVELDGVAVDLAALHLGWPWPFGQSRQVTRLTPDLASLGQNAILAGDLNAAPWSRTARRVMAAGALTPMESPGPTWLSSGFPAAWRPWIGLPIDHVFAKGDVVLYSGHTLPEAGSDHLPILIEFGIRAPEQAPGAQITVLTELSIAASARRL; encoded by the coding sequence CGCGATGCGCGTGTCGCTGGTGACGACGCTTCTCCTGTCGCTGCCGCTGGTGGCGGGGTTTTTGGGCGCGCTGCACCCGGCGTTCGATTCCTTCGCGCATTTCCGCGTGCATCTGGCCGCCTTGATGATGCCTGCGGCGCTGCCGCTGTTCCTGTCGCGCTGGTGGGCGCATGGGATCATGGCGCTGGTGCTTGGCGGAGCCGCGATCGTCTCGGCTCTCGGCCTGCCCGCCCTGGGCGTCGGCCAGGTGCATGCCGGCTTCGAGCGCAAGCCCTTGGCGGCGCGCGGCTACAGGCTGATGCAGTTCAATCTTCGCTACGACCATCCGGACCCGGAGCGCGTCGTCGTTCTGCTGGACGAACTCAGGCCGGATTTCGTTCTGCTCGAGGAGGTCTCGGACATGTGGGCCGGGAAGCTGCGCGGCCTCACGAACCTCTACCCGTACCAGCTGAGATGCGGTCGAACCTCCGGCGTCGGCGGCACCGCGATCCTGTCGCAAGAGCCGTTCGGCATCGGCAGGATGACGGAATGCGCGGGCGACGGCTCGCTGGCGATCGCGCAGGTGGAACTGGACGGCGTCGCGGTCGATCTCGCAGCGCTGCATCTCGGCTGGCCATGGCCTTTCGGACAGTCGCGGCAGGTAACGAGGCTTACGCCCGACCTCGCATCCCTCGGACAGAACGCGATCCTCGCCGGCGACCTCAATGCGGCGCCGTGGAGCCGGACGGCGCGGCGGGTGATGGCGGCGGGTGCGCTGACGCCGATGGAGTCGCCGGGACCGACCTGGCTCTCAAGCGGCTTTCCGGCCGCGTGGCGGCCATGGATCGGCCTGCCCATCGACCATGTCTTCGCGAAAGGCGACGTGGTGCTCTATTCCGGCCATACACTGCCCGAAGCCGGGTCGGATCACCTGCCGATCCTGATCGAATTCGGCATCCGCGCGCCGGAACAGGCGCCCGGCGCACAGATCACTGTGCTGACGGAGCTTTCGATCGCGGCATCGGCTCGCAGGTTGTAA
- a CDS encoding DUF922 domain-containing protein, giving the protein MRTALFAAMAAISCLGAVQPAFAGITVNTTTTTYAISGQTGYDLLKQMDRKGPKHGFLTRAIAQTRYAVKWDISWKVKGSTCRVDKVAAVLEVNYSYPRVTSRMSPALSKRWNAFMRGVRKHEEVHGALARRMVVSAESSVRNLSVKRDPNCRQARAEVKKRVNATYAKFEAQQIAFDEREHRDGGTVAELVERLVR; this is encoded by the coding sequence ATGCGCACGGCGCTTTTCGCCGCAATGGCCGCCATTTCCTGCCTGGGCGCAGTCCAGCCCGCCTTCGCCGGTATCACCGTCAACACGACGACGACCACCTATGCGATCTCCGGACAGACAGGCTACGACCTGCTGAAGCAGATGGACCGCAAGGGGCCGAAGCACGGATTCCTCACCCGCGCCATCGCCCAGACCCGTTATGCCGTGAAGTGGGACATTTCATGGAAGGTGAAGGGCTCGACCTGCCGTGTCGACAAGGTGGCGGCCGTGCTCGAGGTGAACTACAGCTATCCGCGCGTCACCTCGCGGATGAGCCCGGCGCTCTCGAAGCGCTGGAATGCCTTCATGCGCGGCGTGAGGAAGCACGAGGAGGTTCACGGCGCGCTCGCCAGGCGCATGGTGGTGTCGGCGGAAAGTTCCGTCCGCAATCTTTCGGTGAAGCGCGATCCGAACTGCCGGCAGGCCCGCGCCGAGGTGAAGAAGCGCGTCAATGCGACCTATGCGAAATTCGAGGCGCAGCAAATCGCGTTCGATGAGCGTGAGCACCGCGACGGCGGTACGGTCGCCGAACTGGTCGAGCGGCTGGTGCGTTAG